In Burkholderiales bacterium, a single genomic region encodes these proteins:
- the phoU gene encoding phosphate signaling complex protein PhoU, whose amino-acid sequence MAEHTSKQFDAELESVRSRVLQMGGLVEEQIIHAVEALINGDLELAQTVIQNDHRVNAMEVSLDEDCSHIIARRQPTAGDLRMLMMIIKTITDLERIGDEAAKIARMSKLIYEADRITQPRFSQIKYMSEMVLDMLRKALDAFARLDPTAATQIARQDMQVDEQFRSELRHLITYMMEDPRTISMFIDILFAAKAIERIGDHAKNMSEYVVYMVKGKDVRHTSVEEMEREVLE is encoded by the coding sequence ATGGCTGAACACACTTCCAAACAGTTCGATGCCGAGCTGGAATCGGTGCGCTCCCGGGTGCTGCAGATGGGCGGCCTGGTGGAGGAGCAGATCATCCATGCCGTCGAAGCGCTCATCAACGGCGACCTGGAGCTGGCACAGACCGTGATCCAGAACGATCACCGGGTCAATGCCATGGAGGTCTCCCTGGACGAGGATTGCAGCCACATCATCGCCCGCCGCCAGCCCACGGCAGGGGATTTGCGCATGCTGATGATGATCATCAAGACCATCACCGATCTGGAGCGCATCGGTGACGAAGCGGCCAAGATCGCGCGCATGAGCAAGCTCATCTACGAGGCGGATCGCATTACCCAGCCGCGGTTTTCCCAGATCAAGTACATGAGCGAGATGGTCCTCGACATGCTGCGCAAGGCGCTGGATGCCTTTGCCCGTCTCGATCCCACCGCCGCCACCCAGATCGCGCGACAGGATATGCAGGTGGACGAACAGTTCCGCAGTGAGCTGAGGCACCTCATCACCTACATGATGGAAGACCCGCGCACCATCAGCATGTTCATCGACATTCTGTTTGCCGCCAAGGCCATCGAACGCATCGGCGACCATGCCAAGAACATGTCCGAATACGTGGTCTACATGGTCAAGGGCAAGGATGTGCGCCACACCA